A stretch of the Thiocystis violascens DSM 198 genome encodes the following:
- a CDS encoding cupin domain-containing protein, giving the protein MNDSSTQPGNLFAHGPIPSAGEVFEDLLRLGQLRIERILSSDRPDTGLYDQKQDEWVCLLQGEATLWIAGETLQLAAGDYRFIPAHTPHRVLRTSHEPSCLWLAVHLDPPVSAE; this is encoded by the coding sequence ATGAACGATTCCAGCACGCAACCAGGAAACCTCTTCGCGCATGGGCCTATCCCCTCCGCGGGCGAAGTTTTCGAGGATCTCCTGCGCTTGGGCCAACTGCGGATCGAGCGTATCCTGAGCAGTGACCGGCCTGACACCGGTCTCTACGATCAGAAGCAGGACGAGTGGGTCTGTCTGCTGCAAGGCGAGGCCACGCTCTGGATCGCCGGCGAGACGCTTCAGCTCGCCGCCGGCGACTACCGTTTCATTCCCGCGCACACGCCGCATCGCGTCCTGCGAACCTCGCACGAACCGTCCTGTCTCTGGCTGGCGGTGCATCTCGATCCCCCGGTCAGCGCGGAGTAG
- a CDS encoding recombinase family protein: MKVARIYLRVSTDEQDLTRQVEIEHSTRAAGYYVAGVYREKASGARADRPELLRMIADLQPGEVVVAEKIDRISRLPLAEAEQLVGAIRAKGARLAVPGVVDLSEVAAAADGVAKIVLESVQELLLKLALQMARDDDETRRERQRQGVQLAKASGKYTGRKADTTTHQRILVLRRAGHTIQKTAELAGCSVSQVKRIWAMHQDPR; encoded by the coding sequence ATGAAAGTCGCCCGCATCTACCTGCGCGTCAGCACGGACGAACAGGACCTCACCCGCCAGGTCGAGATCGAGCACAGCACGCGCGCGGCCGGCTACTACGTTGCCGGTGTCTACCGCGAGAAGGCCTCCGGTGCGCGCGCCGACCGACCCGAACTCCTGCGGATGATCGCCGACCTGCAACCGGGAGAGGTGGTCGTCGCCGAGAAGATCGATCGCATCAGCCGGCTGCCGTTGGCCGAAGCCGAGCAACTGGTCGGTGCGATCCGCGCCAAGGGCGCGCGGCTGGCCGTACCGGGCGTGGTCGACCTCTCCGAGGTGGCCGCCGCTGCCGACGGGGTGGCCAAGATCGTGCTGGAGTCGGTGCAGGAACTGCTGCTCAAGCTCGCCCTGCAAATGGCGCGCGACGACGACGAGACCCGCCGCGAGCGCCAGCGCCAGGGCGTGCAATTGGCCAAGGCGTCCGGCAAGTACACCGGGCGCAAGGCCGATACCACGACCCACCAACGTATCCTGGTCCTGCGCCGTGCGGGTCACACGATCCAGAAGACCGCCGAACTGGCCGGATGCAGCGTCAGCCAAGTGAAGCGCATTTGGGCGATGCACCAAGACCCGCGATAA
- a CDS encoding sigma-54-dependent transcriptional regulator: MNILIADDDPMQRELLAGFLAKQGYRVLAAADGEEALTLFRRESIQLALLDHRMPGLTGDQVLERIKASNPLTRAILITAYGAVETAVNVMKLGADDFIEKPVDLTDLLARIHRVEQSLAVAADVAEVVDAVEAGPLPLAIIGDSPAMRDTLSLVRRVADSPWSVLIQGETGTGKELIARLVHLLGPTPAAPFIEVNCAAIPENLFESELFGHEKGAFTGADRQHRGCFERAAGGTLFLDEVGELPPALQSKLLRALQEKRISRIGSERDIAVEARVIAATNRDLRALSESGGFREDLFFRLNVLDIPVPPLRRRREDIPALVAHFVARDARRPIRIAPQTLDLLVRYDYPGNVRELEHILQRSLTLARGSLLQPADLPEEVRHGTTLAQGLLQERLDILERDLLTAALEETDWIQTRAAERLGVSERVLRYKMGKYALRRRSV; encoded by the coding sequence ATGAACATCCTGATCGCCGATGACGACCCCATGCAGCGCGAGCTGCTGGCGGGGTTTCTCGCCAAACAGGGCTATCGTGTACTCGCCGCGGCGGATGGCGAGGAGGCGCTGACCCTGTTTCGGCGGGAATCGATCCAACTCGCGCTGCTCGACCACCGCATGCCCGGACTCACCGGCGACCAGGTGCTGGAGCGCATCAAGGCCAGCAATCCGCTGACGCGGGCAATCCTGATCACCGCCTATGGCGCGGTGGAAACGGCCGTGAACGTCATGAAACTGGGCGCGGACGATTTCATCGAGAAGCCGGTGGATCTGACCGACCTGCTCGCCCGAATCCATCGGGTCGAACAATCGCTAGCCGTCGCGGCGGACGTGGCCGAGGTCGTCGATGCCGTGGAAGCGGGTCCGCTGCCGCTCGCCATCATCGGCGACAGCCCGGCGATGCGCGACACCCTGTCGCTGGTGCGACGCGTGGCCGACAGCCCCTGGAGCGTGCTGATCCAGGGCGAGACCGGCACCGGCAAGGAACTGATCGCCCGCCTCGTCCATCTGCTCGGCCCCACGCCCGCTGCCCCGTTCATCGAGGTCAATTGCGCCGCGATCCCGGAAAACCTGTTCGAAAGCGAGTTGTTCGGTCACGAGAAAGGCGCCTTTACCGGCGCCGACCGGCAGCATCGCGGCTGCTTCGAGCGGGCCGCCGGCGGAACGCTGTTTCTCGACGAAGTGGGCGAACTGCCGCCGGCGCTGCAATCGAAGCTACTGCGCGCGCTTCAGGAAAAGCGCATCAGCCGGATCGGGAGCGAGCGCGATATCGCGGTCGAGGCACGCGTGATCGCCGCCACCAACCGCGATCTGCGTGCTCTGTCTGAGTCCGGCGGTTTTCGAGAAGATCTGTTTTTTCGGCTGAACGTCCTGGATATTCCGGTGCCGCCGTTGCGCCGCCGGCGCGAGGACATCCCCGCGCTGGTGGCGCATTTCGTCGCCCGCGACGCACGCCGTCCCATCCGTATCGCGCCGCAGACCCTCGATCTACTGGTCCGCTACGACTATCCGGGCAACGTGCGCGAGTTGGAGCACATCCTGCAGCGTAGCCTGACCCTGGCGCGCGGCAGTCTGCTCCAGCCGGCCGACCTGCCGGAAGAGGTACGCCATGGTACGACGCTGGCTCAGGGATTGTTGCAAGAGCGCCTCGACATCCTAGAGCGCGATCTGCTGACCGCAGCCCTGGAGGAGACCGACTGGATTCAGACCCGCGCCGCCGAACGGCTGGGCGTCAGCGAGCGGGTACTGAGGTACAAGATGGGGAAATACGCACTGCGACGGCGGTCAGTTTAA
- a CDS encoding DUF2202 domain-containing protein, with amino-acid sequence MKTQYHLLPLALAAILNAAPAIGAGPRSAQPVQPILADLESTEAEALLFMREEERLARDVYLVMDELWQALPFANIALSEQKHMDSVKSMMDKYDLTDPSNPNEPGVFANPELQALYSQLIDDGDESYLAALRVGALIEEVDIEDLQNVSAATENPALQTLYGNLLRGSRNHLRAFASEIERQGVVYEAQVLDPTELNAILDTPMERGGQGKGQGTQGGGRIARPGV; translated from the coding sequence ATGAAGACACAATACCATCTGCTGCCCCTCGCCCTCGCCGCCATTCTGAACGCCGCGCCCGCCATCGGCGCCGGCCCACGCAGCGCGCAGCCCGTGCAACCGATCCTGGCGGATCTGGAGAGTACGGAAGCGGAGGCCCTGCTGTTCATGCGCGAGGAAGAGCGGCTGGCGCGCGATGTCTATCTTGTCATGGACGAACTCTGGCAGGCGCTGCCATTCGCGAATATCGCCCTATCCGAGCAGAAACACATGGATAGCGTGAAATCCATGATGGACAAATACGACCTGACCGATCCGTCCAACCCCAACGAGCCGGGGGTTTTTGCCAATCCCGAACTGCAGGCGCTCTATTCCCAGTTGATCGACGATGGCGACGAGTCCTACCTTGCCGCCCTGCGGGTTGGCGCTCTGATCGAGGAGGTGGACATCGAGGATCTTCAGAACGTGAGCGCGGCGACCGAAAACCCGGCCCTGCAGACGCTGTACGGCAATCTGCTGCGCGGCTCGCGTAATCATCTGCGCGCCTTCGCCTCCGAGATCGAGCGTCAGGGCGTGGTTTATGAGGCCCAGGTGCTCGATCCGACCGAGCTGAACGCGATTCTCGATACCCCGATGGAGCGTGGCGGTCAGGGCAAAGGGCAGGGCACCCAGGGGGGCGGACGTATCGCTCGCCCCGGCGTTTGA
- the hybB gene encoding Ni/Fe-hydrogenase cytochrome b subunit, with protein sequence MTEVYRPIGGRLLTRQFYFMGVLALIAGYFIIRRFIFGIGDVSNLSDGYPWGMWITYDVVTGTALACGGYAMALLVYLFNRGQFHPIIRVALLTSVFGYTLAGISIVIDVGRYWQLYNVFLPQYANLNSVMLEVALCVTLYTLVLWIEFSPAILEAMKANRLLRQLRHVLFFFIGLGILLPTMHQSSLGSLLIIAGYKVHPLWQTNIIPLLFLITAIAMGYGMVVFESLYASVNLKRELETDMLSRIGAVIPWLLILYLVLRIGDLAMTGNLAALTRPGSEPFLFAAEMALFLFAIVTLLNRRLRERPTVLFWSALAVVLAGALYRFDAFMIAYNPGPGWHYFPGVGEMLITLGIVAIEIMAYLFFVKKTPILATHRPHPA encoded by the coding sequence ATGACTGAAGTCTATCGGCCTATCGGCGGGCGGCTTTTGACCAGACAGTTCTATTTCATGGGCGTTCTGGCGCTGATCGCCGGTTACTTCATCATCCGCCGGTTCATCTTCGGTATCGGCGACGTCTCCAACCTCAGCGACGGTTATCCCTGGGGCATGTGGATCACCTATGACGTGGTGACCGGAACGGCGCTTGCGTGCGGCGGTTACGCGATGGCCCTGCTGGTCTATCTCTTCAATCGCGGTCAATTCCATCCGATCATTCGGGTCGCGCTCCTGACCAGCGTCTTTGGCTATACGCTCGCGGGCATCTCGATCGTCATCGATGTCGGTCGGTATTGGCAGCTCTACAATGTTTTTCTGCCGCAATACGCGAACCTCAATTCGGTGATGCTCGAAGTCGCGCTCTGCGTGACGCTTTATACGCTCGTGCTCTGGATCGAATTTTCGCCGGCGATCCTGGAGGCGATGAAGGCCAATCGGCTGCTGCGCCAACTGCGACATGTCCTCTTCTTTTTCATTGGACTTGGCATTCTGCTACCGACGATGCACCAGTCGTCGCTTGGCTCGTTGTTGATCATCGCGGGCTATAAGGTCCATCCGCTCTGGCAGACCAACATCATTCCGCTGCTCTTTCTGATCACGGCCATCGCCATGGGCTATGGCATGGTGGTGTTCGAGTCGCTCTATGCTTCGGTCAATCTCAAGCGCGAACTCGAAACCGACATGCTGTCGCGAATTGGCGCCGTCATTCCCTGGCTGTTGATCCTCTATCTGGTTCTGCGGATCGGCGATCTCGCGATGACGGGAAATCTCGCGGCACTGACTCGTCCGGGATCTGAGCCCTTCCTGTTCGCGGCCGAAATGGCGCTCTTTCTATTCGCCATCGTCACGCTGCTCAACCGCAGGCTGCGCGAGCGTCCCACGGTCCTGTTCTGGAGCGCGCTCGCCGTGGTGCTGGCTGGGGCGCTCTATCGCTTCGACGCCTTCATGATCGCCTATAACCCCGGGCCGGGCTGGCATTATTTCCCCGGCGTGGGCGAAATGCTGATCACCCTGGGCATCGTGGCGATCGAGATCATGGCCTATCTCTTCTTCGTCAAGAAAACACCGATTCTGGCGACGCATCGACCGCATCCGGCATGA
- a CDS encoding YceI family protein, with product MRNSMLTLILSGILAATPALADWTLDPARSHLAFVSIKANDVAEVNTFGKMAGTLKADGQATITLLLDSVETLIPIRNERMREFLFETTNYREAVLTARIDPKLVADMAVGDITQINAEGSLSLHGQVQPMTLLMQAAKLDASTVMVASIKPPIIDAAKFGMSDGVEKLREIAGLASISKAVPVNFVITFVDTPAAP from the coding sequence ATGCGCAACTCGATGCTGACTCTCATCCTGTCCGGGATCTTGGCCGCAACCCCCGCGCTGGCCGACTGGACCCTCGACCCGGCCCGTTCGCACCTCGCCTTCGTCTCCATCAAGGCCAACGATGTGGCCGAGGTCAATACCTTCGGCAAGATGGCGGGGACGCTGAAGGCCGACGGTCAGGCGACGATTACGCTCCTGCTCGACAGTGTCGAGACCCTGATTCCGATCCGCAACGAGCGCATGCGGGAATTTCTCTTCGAGACGACCAATTATCGCGAGGCCGTGCTCACGGCCCGGATCGACCCCAAGCTCGTTGCCGACATGGCCGTGGGCGATATCACCCAGATCAATGCCGAAGGCAGCCTCTCGCTGCACGGCCAGGTACAGCCCATGACGCTCTTGATGCAGGCCGCCAAGCTGGACGCCAGTACCGTGATGGTGGCGAGCATCAAACCGCCGATCATCGACGCGGCCAAATTCGGGATGAGCGACGGAGTCGAAAAACTGCGCGAAATCGCTGGCTTGGCCAGCATCAGCAAAGCCGTGCCGGTGAATTTCGTCATCACCTTCGTCGACACCCCGGCGGCGCCATGA
- a CDS encoding nickel-dependent hydrogenase large subunit, protein MSSKRICVDPVTRIEGHLRIDCDIKDGKVVDAWSSGQMWRGIETILIGRDPRDAWLYTQRICGVCTTVHAIASVRAVEDALDLEIPLNAQLIRNLIVAAHGIHDHVVHFYHLSALDWVDVVSALSADPMATEKLAQSLSDWPNNNARHFAEVQARVKKLVESGQLGIFAHGYWGHKAMKLPPEANLMAVAHYLEAMDYQRKSNQITAILGSKTPHIQNLAVGGVANAINPDDQSALNMERLAYIKTLMDELEGFIRRVYLPDLIAIGALYADWLPYGAGVMNYLSVPDFPRDTKGTDFGMPGGYIPGADLAQFKPIKHFGDPFFEQNVKESIKHSWYKGDWTRSPYEGETDPDYTDFHEDAAYSWVKSPSFLNEPAQVGPLANVLAMVAAGHEGTIGYLNHALERVGALTGGQVPMTALHSTLGRHLARCVRTQVLYDMMVENYHALVANIASGDTTSFNPPTFPKGEIMGYGFHEAPRGVLSHWVVIENGKIKNYQAVVPSTWNAGPRNQNDARGPYEASLIDNPILEEDRPLEVLRTVHSFDPCLACAIHLHDNERSHIVSVKTF, encoded by the coding sequence ATGTCGAGCAAACGTATTTGTGTGGATCCAGTCACCCGCATCGAGGGTCATTTGCGGATCGATTGCGATATCAAGGATGGCAAGGTCGTCGACGCCTGGTCGAGCGGACAGATGTGGCGCGGCATCGAAACCATTCTGATCGGGCGCGACCCGCGCGACGCCTGGCTCTATACGCAACGCATCTGCGGTGTCTGTACCACCGTTCATGCCATTGCCTCGGTGCGCGCGGTCGAGGATGCGCTCGATCTCGAAATCCCATTGAACGCGCAATTGATCCGCAACCTGATCGTGGCCGCGCACGGCATCCACGATCATGTCGTCCATTTCTATCATCTGTCCGCGCTCGATTGGGTCGACGTGGTCTCGGCCCTGAGCGCCGATCCCATGGCGACCGAAAAGCTCGCGCAGAGTCTGTCGGATTGGCCCAATAACAACGCGCGCCATTTCGCCGAGGTGCAGGCGCGCGTCAAGAAGCTGGTCGAGAGCGGTCAACTCGGCATCTTCGCCCATGGCTATTGGGGCCACAAAGCCATGAAGCTGCCGCCCGAGGCCAATCTGATGGCGGTCGCGCATTATCTCGAAGCCATGGACTATCAACGCAAGTCCAATCAGATCACCGCGATTTTGGGCTCCAAGACACCGCATATCCAAAACCTGGCCGTCGGCGGCGTGGCGAACGCCATCAACCCCGACGATCAATCGGCCCTGAACATGGAGCGTCTCGCCTATATCAAGACCTTGATGGACGAGTTGGAAGGCTTCATTCGCCGGGTTTATCTGCCCGACCTTATTGCCATCGGCGCGCTCTATGCCGATTGGCTGCCCTATGGCGCGGGCGTGATGAACTATCTCTCGGTGCCCGATTTCCCGCGCGATACCAAGGGGACGGATTTCGGCATGCCCGGCGGCTATATTCCCGGCGCGGATCTCGCGCAATTCAAGCCGATCAAGCACTTCGGCGATCCCTTTTTCGAGCAGAACGTCAAGGAGAGCATCAAGCACAGTTGGTACAAGGGCGACTGGACACGCTCGCCCTATGAAGGCGAAACCGATCCCGACTACACCGACTTTCATGAAGACGCTGCCTATTCCTGGGTCAAATCGCCGTCGTTTCTCAATGAGCCGGCACAGGTCGGACCGCTCGCCAACGTGCTTGCGATGGTCGCGGCCGGACATGAGGGAACCATCGGCTATCTCAATCACGCGCTGGAGCGCGTCGGCGCGCTGACCGGCGGCCAGGTACCGATGACCGCCCTGCATTCCACCCTCGGCCGTCATCTAGCCCGCTGCGTGCGGACCCAGGTGCTCTACGACATGATGGTCGAGAACTATCATGCGCTGGTCGCTAACATCGCCAGCGGCGACACCACCAGTTTCAATCCGCCCACCTTCCCCAAGGGCGAGATCATGGGCTATGGCTTCCACGAGGCGCCGCGTGGCGTGCTGTCGCACTGGGTCGTGATCGAAAACGGCAAGATCAAGAACTATCAGGCCGTGGTGCCCTCGACCTGGAATGCCGGACCGCGCAACCAGAACGACGCGCGCGGTCCCTACGAGGCATCGCTGATCGACAATCCCATCCTGGAAGAAGACCGCCCGCTGGAGGTACTGCGCACCGTGCATTCGTTCGACCCCTGTCTGGCCTGCGCCATTCATCTGCACGATAACGAACGCAGTCACATTGTCAGTGTCAAGACCTTCTGA
- a CDS encoding HyaD/HybD family hydrogenase maturation endopeptidase — MGTDPSDVLLIGWGNLLLGDEGVGVHVLRRLEADYRFEPAVALVDGGTSGMDLLPLFADYRRILMIDAIALDQPPGSIALIRDDEIRAVLSEKLSVHHLGVTDVLAMTKLLDYPPSEIVLIGIVPERMELDLELSSTVRDALPDVIGRAGAILRDWGVRLLAREV, encoded by the coding sequence GTGGGTACCGACCCGTCGGATGTCCTGCTGATCGGCTGGGGCAATCTGCTGCTGGGCGACGAGGGCGTGGGTGTCCACGTCCTGCGTCGTCTCGAAGCCGACTATCGGTTCGAGCCCGCCGTCGCGCTGGTCGACGGCGGCACCTCCGGGATGGACCTGCTACCGCTGTTCGCCGACTATCGGCGCATCCTGATGATCGACGCCATCGCGCTCGACCAGCCGCCGGGGTCGATCGCCCTGATCCGTGACGACGAGATCCGGGCTGTTCTGTCCGAAAAGCTCTCGGTGCATCATCTGGGGGTGACCGACGTGCTGGCCATGACCAAGCTGCTCGATTATCCGCCGAGCGAGATCGTCCTGATCGGCATCGTCCCCGAGCGGATGGAACTGGACCTGGAGTTGTCGTCGACCGTTCGCGATGCGCTACCGGACGTGATCGGACGGGCTGGCGCGATCCTGCGGGATTGGGGTGTGCGCCTTCTGGCGCGCGAGGTTTAG
- a CDS encoding nucleoside deaminase has protein sequence MDAKIPETSAPRDVATPPAWTGAIQIALPCWIAPFLSARPAIFPDDDQRMALVLELTREQVRGGSGGPFGAALFASDSGRLLAVGVNLVVASRCSIAHAEMVAIASAQQMFGQYDLRQAVPGGCVLISSAEPCAMCLGALPWSGIDRLVCAARDADIRAIGFDEGHKPPDWVDGYARRGIGVTRDLRREEAIAVLQEYAAMGGEIYGAAVTSETGSDDRDALESPTPR, from the coding sequence TTGGACGCAAAAATCCCAGAAACAAGCGCCCCGCGCGACGTCGCCACACCGCCAGCCTGGACAGGGGCGATTCAGATCGCCCTTCCCTGCTGGATCGCGCCCTTTCTGAGCGCGCGCCCGGCGATTTTCCCCGATGACGACCAACGGATGGCGCTGGTGCTGGAACTCACTCGCGAGCAGGTGCGCGGCGGCAGCGGCGGCCCCTTCGGCGCCGCCCTCTTCGCGTCGGACAGCGGTCGACTGCTCGCGGTCGGGGTCAATCTGGTCGTGGCTTCGCGCTGCTCCATCGCCCATGCGGAGATGGTGGCGATCGCCAGCGCCCAACAGATGTTCGGCCAGTACGATCTACGTCAGGCCGTTCCCGGCGGCTGCGTGCTCATCAGCAGTGCGGAGCCCTGCGCCATGTGTCTTGGCGCCCTGCCCTGGTCGGGCATCGACCGCCTAGTCTGCGCGGCGCGGGACGCGGATATCCGCGCCATCGGTTTCGACGAGGGCCACAAGCCGCCCGACTGGGTGGATGGCTATGCGCGCCGTGGCATCGGCGTGACGCGCGATCTGAGACGGGAAGAGGCGATTGCGGTGTTGCAGGAGTATGCGGCGATGGGCGGCGAGATCTATGGGGCGGCCGTCACTTCCGAAACCGGTTCTGATGACCGGGATGCGCTTGAATCTCCTACTCCGCGCTGA
- the hybA gene encoding hydrogenase 2 operon protein HybA, translating to MNIDRRDFFKVVFAGAATALTAPTAQARPPKELSPDAVGILYDATLCIGCKACEVECKAANAMPMSHDTPLEQAHGVSGLWDADNDLNSRTLNKIKVYTNGTAEVKDREVDGFSFVKRNCMHCVDPNCISACPVSALTKDPVTGAVTYNPDACIGCRYCQLACPFNIPKFEYDKAFPKIVKCEMCSERLAEGDIPACCDACPTGASLFGRVSDLLKEGHRRLTFQPGDWQDYPVHRLGGCEIRTTEVTGYYPKVYGETETGGTQYLLMAGVPFEKLGLPALGDDSRARLSETIQHTVYHGMMAPTLLLGGLVYAAYRHTHEEREDPSADQDPSETEAEERGHD from the coding sequence ATGAACATTGATCGTCGTGATTTTTTCAAGGTCGTGTTCGCTGGTGCCGCGACGGCATTGACCGCTCCCACGGCCCAGGCGCGACCGCCCAAGGAACTGTCGCCCGATGCCGTCGGGATTCTCTATGACGCCACTCTGTGCATCGGTTGCAAGGCGTGCGAAGTCGAGTGCAAGGCGGCCAATGCGATGCCGATGTCCCATGATACCCCGCTCGAACAGGCGCATGGCGTCAGCGGTCTCTGGGACGCCGACAACGACCTCAACAGCCGGACCCTGAACAAGATCAAGGTCTACACCAACGGCACGGCCGAGGTGAAGGATCGCGAGGTGGATGGCTTCAGCTTCGTCAAGCGCAACTGCATGCATTGCGTCGATCCCAACTGCATCTCGGCCTGCCCGGTGAGCGCACTGACCAAGGATCCGGTGACCGGCGCCGTGACCTACAACCCCGACGCCTGCATCGGCTGTCGTTACTGTCAGCTCGCCTGTCCATTCAACATTCCGAAGTTCGAATACGACAAGGCATTTCCGAAGATCGTCAAATGCGAGATGTGTTCCGAGCGTCTAGCCGAAGGGGATATTCCAGCCTGTTGCGATGCCTGCCCGACCGGTGCCAGTCTCTTCGGGCGCGTGTCGGATCTGCTGAAGGAAGGCCATCGCCGACTGACGTTCCAGCCGGGCGACTGGCAGGACTACCCGGTGCATCGTCTTGGCGGCTGCGAGATCCGCACGACCGAGGTGACCGGATATTATCCGAAGGTCTATGGCGAGACCGAAACCGGCGGTACGCAATACCTGCTGATGGCGGGCGTTCCCTTCGAGAAGCTTGGCCTGCCGGCGCTGGGCGACGACTCGCGCGCGCGTCTTTCCGAGACCATCCAGCACACGGTCTACCACGGCATGATGGCGCCAACGCTGCTCTTGGGTGGACTGGTTTATGCCGCCTATCGGCATACCCACGAGGAGCGGGAAGATCCGTCCGCGGATCAGGATCCGTCCGAAACCGAAGCGGAGGAACGCGGCCATGACTGA
- a CDS encoding sensor histidine kinase has protein sequence MPLARRLPPPWLGHLLVFGLLFALVLGWFFVQTRQAQQVFLDDAGAHARLLTDAVILHARGALLAERVTADILTRFLGNSARFVLYLDDVAPFRADELAAFTAEAGLSVIRVVRADGAVQGPADWQPGEPLDCDRLDRLIRLTTAHTILFGVADARGGCVLVGLDSRHTEALEAAIGLPRALGSVADLPGVVNVRLEGEPHVEAATVAEPPRIAMRELADGLVVAEASAPVAGARLLLDLDAGPLLAMRARLWRQFLGFVLVLGLAGGIGAWILHRHQRAHERQLLDYERLLSRQREEAGLGRAAAAIAHEIRNPLNVMAMGLQRLQLEAEELHDEHRRLLDLVRQALRRANGTVGGLLDYARPLRPRRERIALDILVAEQLGLYRPHLAPEVIALDLQPATWASGDPDLLRQVLDNLLRNALEAAGDAGALEIRVWSGEDGAHLCVANDGLELDTREVECILEPWFTTRATGNGLGLAISQRIVIAHGGRLTLDVPRPGRLRANVALPAR, from the coding sequence ATGCCCCTCGCGCGCCGTCTGCCGCCGCCCTGGCTGGGACACCTGCTGGTGTTCGGCCTGCTGTTCGCGCTGGTGTTGGGCTGGTTTTTCGTCCAGACCCGGCAGGCGCAGCAGGTGTTTCTGGATGATGCCGGCGCGCATGCCCGCCTGTTGACCGACGCGGTCATCCTGCACGCGCGCGGCGCGCTGCTCGCCGAACGCGTCACGGCCGACATCTTGACCCGCTTTCTCGGCAACTCGGCGCGTTTCGTCCTCTATCTGGATGACGTCGCACCCTTTCGCGCCGACGAACTCGCCGCCTTCACCGCCGAGGCCGGCTTGTCCGTGATCCGCGTCGTGCGCGCCGATGGCGCGGTGCAGGGACCGGCGGACTGGCAGCCTGGCGAACCGCTTGACTGTGACCGACTCGATCGCCTGATCCGACTGACGACGGCGCACACCATTCTGTTCGGCGTCGCCGACGCGCGCGGCGGCTGTGTGCTGGTTGGACTGGACAGCCGCCACACCGAGGCGCTGGAAGCGGCAATCGGACTTCCCCGCGCGCTGGGCTCCGTGGCCGATCTACCCGGTGTGGTGAACGTGCGTCTGGAGGGCGAGCCGCACGTCGAGGCGGCGACGGTCGCCGAGCCGCCGCGCATCGCCATGCGCGAACTGGCCGATGGCCTCGTCGTGGCCGAGGCCAGCGCGCCGGTCGCCGGGGCGCGTCTTCTGCTCGATCTCGACGCCGGGCCACTGCTGGCGATGCGCGCGCGGCTGTGGCGGCAATTTCTGGGGTTCGTGCTGGTGCTGGGCCTGGCCGGCGGCATCGGCGCCTGGATTCTCCACCGTCATCAGCGCGCGCACGAACGCCAGTTGCTCGATTACGAACGACTTCTGTCGCGTCAGCGCGAGGAGGCCGGACTGGGCCGCGCCGCCGCCGCCATCGCCCATGAGATTCGCAATCCGCTCAACGTCATGGCGATGGGGTTGCAGCGCCTGCAACTGGAGGCGGAGGAGTTGCACGACGAACACCGTCGGCTGCTGGATCTGGTGCGGCAAGCCCTACGACGCGCCAACGGCACGGTCGGCGGGTTACTCGACTATGCTCGACCCCTGCGCCCCCGGCGCGAACGGATCGCGCTCGACATCCTGGTCGCCGAACAGCTCGGTCTGTATCGGCCGCACCTCGCGCCCGAGGTGATCGCGCTGGATCTGCAACCCGCGACCTGGGCCAGCGGCGATCCCGATCTGTTGCGTCAGGTGCTGGACAATCTGCTGCGCAACGCGCTCGAAGCCGCTGGCGACGCTGGTGCGCTGGAGATTCGAGTCTGGTCCGGCGAGGACGGCGCGCATCTGTGCGTGGCCAACGACGGTCTCGAACTGGACACACGCGAGGTGGAGTGCATCCTGGAACCCTGGTTCACCACCAGGGCCACAGGAAACGGGCTGGGACTGGCCATTTCGCAACGTATCGTCATCGCTCACGGGGGGCGTCTGACGCTCGACGTGCCGCGACCGGGGCGGCTGCGCGCGAACGTCGCGCTGCCAGCCAGATAG